The following proteins are co-located in the Fructilactobacillus carniphilus genome:
- the mreC gene encoding rod shape-determining protein MreC, whose amino-acid sequence MHKLFSSRNLVILVICLVLSMGLITGTVAIRNKRATPPIIQRIGNDLVGFGNQTLGFPVGIVDGFFANTNDLLNTYHENRILKGKVDQIEATQTKNAALSSENQQLKRQLKMDKTLTDYTKVNANVIARTPSNWQQQLVIDKGKINGIKKNMPVLVNQGLIGRISEVNDTNSKVELITDSGDGANRFAVEVAGEKGPVDGLISGYNNANNELEMGSLTSKDKIKKGAKVMTNGLGGTTPKGLYVGKVTGISGAANGISEQINIKPAADTRSIDVVSVLGKK is encoded by the coding sequence ATGCATAAGCTTTTTTCCAGCCGGAACTTGGTGATTTTGGTAATTTGTCTGGTCCTGAGTATGGGCCTGATTACCGGGACGGTTGCCATTCGAAACAAGCGGGCCACTCCGCCCATCATTCAAAGAATTGGCAATGATTTAGTGGGATTTGGAAACCAGACGTTGGGCTTTCCCGTTGGAATCGTGGATGGTTTTTTTGCGAATACGAATGATTTGCTCAACACTTATCACGAAAATCGAATTCTAAAGGGGAAAGTTGATCAAATCGAAGCTACCCAAACGAAGAATGCAGCGTTAAGTTCCGAAAACCAACAGCTAAAACGACAATTAAAGATGGACAAGACCCTGACGGATTACACCAAGGTTAATGCCAACGTCATCGCACGGACTCCTTCTAATTGGCAACAACAACTGGTCATTGACAAGGGAAAGATAAACGGAATTAAAAAGAATATGCCGGTCCTAGTGAACCAAGGTTTAATTGGTCGAATTAGTGAAGTTAACGACACCAATAGTAAGGTTGAGTTAATTACTGATAGTGGCGACGGTGCGAACCGGTTTGCGGTCGAGGTTGCTGGTGAAAAGGGTCCCGTGGATGGATTAATTTCTGGTTACAACAATGCTAACAATGAGCTTGAAATGGGAAGTCTAACCTCAAAAGACAAGATTAAAAAAGGTGCCAAGGTAATGACTAATGGTCTAGGAGGAACGACGCCGAAAGGACTGTACGTTGGAAAGGTCACCGGTATTTCGGGAGCCGCTAACGGAATTTCAGAACAAATTAACATCAAGCCAGCCGCTGATACCCGCAGCATTGACGTTGTTTCGGTACTGGGGAAGAAATAG
- the mreD gene encoding rod shape-determining protein MreD, protein MKKKKRHILFPLGIIIAFLFEGSIMHFFSGVLAGTFPMVPYLTLLWFVYAILFVKDLSELHLYWWAFGVGIVYDLYYIGVLGIYTFLFPLVVYVTKLLKNYIEANFVSGTLIYLIDLVIVLVLGYAAGRIAHLVYFSGMHFMAFAFGPTILLNLMLFLLLYYPVSLLFDQYRS, encoded by the coding sequence ATGAAGAAAAAAAAACGTCATATTTTGTTTCCGTTAGGGATTATTATTGCTTTCCTTTTTGAAGGATCCATCATGCACTTCTTTTCTGGAGTACTAGCGGGGACATTTCCGATGGTTCCCTATCTAACGCTTCTATGGTTTGTGTATGCGATTTTATTTGTGAAAGATCTTTCGGAGCTACATCTGTACTGGTGGGCCTTTGGAGTTGGAATTGTGTATGACCTGTATTACATTGGAGTTTTAGGTATTTATACCTTTTTGTTTCCATTGGTCGTCTATGTTACCAAGTTACTAAAAAATTACATCGAAGCTAACTTTGTTAGTGGAACATTAATTTATCTAATTGATTTAGTTATTGTGTTAGTATTAGGTTATGCGGCAGGTCGAATTGCACATTTGGTTTATTTTTCTGGAATGCATTTTATGGCCTTTGCCTTCGGTCCGACGATTTTACTGAATCTCATGCTCTTTTTATTGTTGTACTATCCAGTGAGTCTGTTGTTTGACCAATATCGATCATAG
- a CDS encoding rod shape-determining protein, translating to MNILFGLGTKNIGIDLGTANTLVYVEGKGIVLREPSVVARNAKTGEIVAVGNEAQEMLGRAPASIEVIRPMRDGVIADYDTTVAMLKYYIGKALGNRNVRPYVMVCVPSGITTVEKRAVIDATRVAGARDAYVMEEPFVAAVGAGLPVMDPTGSMVVDIGGGTTDVATLSLGGIVSSRSIRMAGDKLDEAIVSYVRKNYNLLIGLPTAEHAKITIGSASIEKARQMEGEAVRGRDLLTGLPKSTEITAEDVATAIHEGILEIINAIKETLEATSPEISADVVDHGIVLTGGGALIQNLDEVISDATKVPVSVAQDPLDCVVLGTGESLKSMEVMKKK from the coding sequence ATGAACATTTTGTTTGGACTAGGAACTAAAAACATTGGAATTGACTTAGGGACTGCCAACACACTTGTTTACGTTGAAGGCAAGGGAATCGTTTTAAGAGAACCCTCTGTCGTGGCACGTAATGCCAAAACAGGTGAAATTGTGGCAGTTGGAAACGAAGCACAAGAAATGCTAGGCCGGGCGCCTGCTAGCATTGAAGTTATTCGCCCCATGCGTGACGGGGTAATCGCTGATTATGATACGACGGTCGCCATGTTGAAGTATTACATTGGGAAGGCCTTGGGGAATCGGAACGTCCGTCCCTATGTCATGGTTTGCGTTCCCAGTGGCATTACCACGGTGGAAAAACGAGCTGTAATTGATGCGACTCGAGTTGCCGGTGCTCGGGATGCCTACGTGATGGAAGAGCCATTTGTAGCAGCAGTTGGAGCTGGATTACCAGTCATGGATCCAACTGGGAGCATGGTGGTTGATATTGGTGGAGGAACTACAGACGTTGCTACCCTTTCCTTAGGTGGCATCGTTTCGTCTCGTTCCATTCGGATGGCCGGAGACAAGTTGGACGAAGCCATTGTTTCGTACGTGCGGAAAAACTATAACCTCTTAATCGGATTACCTACTGCAGAACACGCCAAAATTACGATTGGCTCTGCTTCGATTGAAAAAGCGCGACAAATGGAAGGGGAAGCCGTTCGGGGACGTGATTTACTGACTGGATTGCCTAAGTCAACGGAAATCACGGCAGAAGACGTTGCTACTGCTATTCATGAAGGAATCTTGGAAATTATCAACGCCATTAAAGAAACCTTAGAAGCTACGTCCCCTGAAATTTCCGCTGACGTTGTGGACCATGGAATTGTCTTAACTGGTGGGGGTGCTTTGATTCAGAACCTGGACGAAGTGATTTCGGATGCTACCAAGGTCCCCGTTAGTGTTGCTCAAGATCCGCTTGATTGCGTGGTTCTTGGAACCGGTGAATCATTAAAGAGCATGGAAGTCATGAAGAAAAAATAA
- a CDS encoding bifunctional folylpolyglutamate synthase/dihydrofolate synthase: MSTDYEMALAYIHGRPRIKKETTQRRINELLQRLGHPERQIKTVHVVGTNGKGSVVAYLQQLLMESGLLVGAFISPFIVRFNERIQINQVPIPDQKLVQLVQRVRPVMAELDAEDPELGPSEFELITALMYLYFHEQGVQIALVEAGIGGRSDSTNVADQALMTIITTIGMDHMAILGDTLTKIATDKAGMIREDRPTVTGPLPNEANQIVQQVATNRHSKLLQLRHQFDYQRLNAQCFSFQDQFGNIDRVTTKMIGDFEMEDAAVAIAAFRALAQQTALMPVTQTKTVIQSAIPKTQWAGRLEVVRDRPRTLIDGAHNVPAVRRLLETLDQFPERQFNVVLAVLADKQYQEMVALLRSDPRINLYLTEFAGTGQRGSADFSTPMFADLDYIADWKTAITVAQRRTSQKDLTLITGSLLFIATVRAWFFANDKN; the protein is encoded by the coding sequence ATGAGCACAGATTACGAAATGGCACTGGCTTATATTCATGGGCGACCGCGGATTAAAAAGGAAACCACTCAGCGGCGGATTAACGAGCTACTGCAGCGGTTGGGTCATCCAGAACGCCAAATTAAAACAGTTCACGTTGTAGGGACCAACGGGAAGGGCTCGGTTGTGGCGTACCTGCAGCAATTATTAATGGAAAGTGGACTCTTAGTGGGAGCATTTATTTCACCATTTATCGTGCGGTTTAACGAGCGAATCCAGATTAACCAGGTGCCAATCCCGGATCAAAAACTGGTCCAACTCGTGCAACGGGTACGCCCTGTGATGGCTGAGTTAGATGCCGAGGATCCGGAACTAGGTCCATCTGAATTCGAACTGATTACGGCATTGATGTACTTGTATTTTCACGAACAAGGAGTGCAAATTGCCCTAGTGGAGGCGGGCATTGGGGGGCGTTCTGATTCAACGAACGTTGCCGATCAGGCACTCATGACCATTATTACTACGATTGGCATGGATCACATGGCCATTTTAGGGGATACGCTTACCAAGATTGCGACCGACAAAGCCGGGATGATTCGCGAAGACCGTCCGACAGTGACCGGTCCACTTCCTAACGAAGCCAATCAAATTGTGCAGCAAGTGGCAACTAACCGTCACAGTAAACTCTTGCAACTGCGCCATCAGTTTGACTATCAACGACTTAATGCCCAGTGTTTTTCATTTCAAGACCAGTTTGGAAATATCGACCGGGTTACGACCAAGATGATTGGTGATTTTGAGATGGAAGATGCCGCTGTTGCAATTGCGGCTTTTCGTGCTTTAGCCCAGCAAACAGCGTTGATGCCGGTGACGCAGACTAAAACTGTGATTCAGAGTGCGATTCCAAAGACCCAATGGGCCGGACGGCTGGAGGTTGTACGGGATCGACCTCGAACTTTGATTGACGGAGCGCATAACGTGCCGGCCGTTCGGCGATTGTTAGAAACGCTGGATCAGTTTCCAGAACGGCAATTTAACGTGGTGTTAGCGGTGTTAGCCGATAAACAGTATCAGGAAATGGTTGCACTGTTACGCAGTGATCCCCGAATTAATCTGTATCTCACTGAATTTGCTGGAACAGGACAACGGGGGAGTGCAGATTTTTCTACCCCAATGTTTGCTGATTTAGATTACATTGCAGACTGGAAAACTGCCATTACCGTTGCCCAGCGACGGACTTCACAGAAGGATTTAACGCTAATTACGGGATCGCTCTTGTTCATTGCAACCGTGCGTGCTTGGTTTTTTGCAAACGATAAAAATTAA
- a CDS encoding septum site-determining protein MinC has product MKSVMLKGSQTGFQVTISDEADFQQAVQEFKKLMTQLATKNQNASEPQIEFTILSGNRALSADQKQRLRNIVNQAGNLVIKEFKADVMLNDEAYHLRDENRVTIIDQTIRNGQDLRVKGDVLFLGSIHQGGRLITNGNLFSMGKVKGIVHVGFPVDESKLAIGDFHEAQQVRIGEQIEIIADQRQPVSTDVRTVMHVNDLHSIDYSNLDNIKAISPKFFSRIGGI; this is encoded by the coding sequence ATGAAAAGTGTGATGTTAAAAGGAAGCCAAACTGGTTTTCAAGTTACAATTAGTGACGAAGCTGACTTTCAGCAAGCCGTCCAAGAATTTAAAAAGTTAATGACCCAGTTGGCTACAAAAAATCAGAATGCCTCGGAACCGCAAATTGAGTTTACAATTTTATCCGGGAACCGAGCACTTTCTGCTGACCAAAAACAACGGTTACGCAACATTGTTAACCAAGCCGGAAACTTGGTAATTAAGGAATTTAAAGCAGATGTCATGTTAAATGATGAAGCCTATCATCTGCGCGACGAAAACCGGGTTACGATTATTGATCAAACAATCCGTAATGGTCAAGATTTACGGGTTAAGGGCGACGTGCTCTTTCTAGGTTCAATTCACCAAGGGGGCCGTTTAATTACAAATGGAAACCTTTTTAGTATGGGAAAAGTAAAGGGAATTGTCCACGTTGGTTTTCCTGTAGATGAAAGTAAACTAGCCATTGGGGACTTTCACGAAGCCCAACAGGTTCGGATCGGAGAACAGATTGAGATCATTGCCGATCAACGTCAGCCGGTTTCTACGGACGTGCGAACGGTTATGCACGTGAACGACTTGCACAGTATCGACTACAGTAATTTGGATAACATCAAAGCGATTAGTCCAAAATTCTTTAGTAGAATTGGAGGAATTTAG